A single genomic interval of Gossypium raimondii isolate GPD5lz chromosome 11, ASM2569854v1, whole genome shotgun sequence harbors:
- the LOC105802833 gene encoding transcription factor MYC2: MEVLIMSPSSSSSLVSFSQETPSSTLQQRLQFVIQSQQDLWAYAIFWQTLNDDLGNLFLAWGDGHLQCTKDASPRLSSSFHSERTKVMKGIQALIGDHHDVDMSMIDGTDITDVEWLYMMSMTRSFSAGEGIPGKALSTGSLVWLTGAHELQFYNCERAREAQMHGLETLVCIPTSCGVLELGSSEIIRENWGLVQQVKSLFESDLIGLVPKQSTPPNLTPASIQFLDRNISFADIGIIAGVQEEDDASQDIKTKQEHSNNQTKKDSSKLGQPSYVDSEHSDSDFPLLAMNNVEKRTPKKRGRKPGLGRETPLNHVEAERQRREKLNHRFYALRAVVPNVSRMDKASLLSDAVSYITDLKAKIDELESQLQRERKKVKVEMVDTMDNQSTTTTTTSEEEQQATRPSYSSPGTGSGIELEVKIMVNDAMIRVHSENVNYPAARLMGALRDLEFQVHHASMSSVNDLMLQDIVVRLPDGLRTEEGLKSALLRRLDLQ, from the coding sequence ATGGAAGTCCTCATAATGTCtccctcttcatcttcttctctgGTTTCCTTTTCCCAGGAAACTCCGTCTTCAACCCTTCAGCAGAGGCTGCAGTTTGTAATCCAAAGCCAGCAAGATTTGTGGGCATATGCTATATTTTGGCAGACACTAAACGATGACCTGGGTAATCTGTTCTTGGCTTGGGGAGATGGTCATCTTCAATGCACTAAAGATGCTTCTCCAAGGTTGAGTTCCAGCTTCCACAGCGAACGAACTAAGGTGATGAAAGGAATCCAAGCCCTCATTGGAGACCACCATGACGTCGATATGTCTATGATCGACGGAACCGATATCACTGATGTCGAATGGCTCTATATGATGTCAATGACTCGATCCTTCTCTGCTGGCGAAGGGATTCCTGGCAAGGCTCTTAGTACTGGGTCTTTGGTTTGGTTAACTGGTGCTCATGAGTTGCAATTTTACAATTGTGAAAGAGCTAGAGAAGCCCAAATGCATGGACTTGAAACACTGGTTTGCATACCCACTTCTTGTGGTGTTCTTGAACTAGGATCCTCCGAGATTATCAGGGAAAACTGGGGTTTAGTCCAGCAAGTGAAATCCCTATTCGAATCCGATCTCATTGGTCTGGTTCCAAAACAATCGACTCCTCCAAATTTAACCCCAGCTTCGATCCAGTTCCTTGACAGAAATATCTCATTTGCAGACATCGGCATAATAGCGGGTGTTCAGGAAGAAGACGATGCAAGCCAGGATATTAAAACAAAGCAAGAGCACAGCAATAACCAAACCAAGAAAGATTCCTCAAAACTTGGGCAACCTTCTTATGTGGACTCAGAGCATTCAGATTCTGATTTTCCATTACTAGCCATGAATAACGTGGAGAAGCGAACCCCAAAGAAACGAGGAAGGAAACCCGGGCTCGGACGAGAGACACCGTTGAACCATGTGGAAGCGGAGAGGCAACGCCGTGAGAAGCTGAACCACAGATTCTACGCTCTCCGAGCAGTAGTCCCGAACGTGTCGCGCATGGACAAAGCATCGCTCTTATCTGACGCTGTTTCCTATATCACTGATCTAAAGGcgaaaattgatgaattagagTCGCAGCTTCAGAGAGAGCGTAAGAAAGTGAAGGTAGAAATGGTTGATACAATGGATAACCAAAGCACCACTACTACTACCACATCTGAGGAAGAGCAACAGGCAACCAGGCCCAGCTATTCATCTCCTGGAACTGGGAGTGGCATTGAACTGGAGGTCAAGATTATGGTAAATGATGCAATGATTAGGGTTCACTCAGAGAATGTGAACTATCCAGCAGCTAGGCTAATGGGTGCCCTTCGTGACTTGGAATTCCAGGTCCATCATGCAAGCATGTCGTCTGTTAACGACCTCATGCTTCAGGACATTGTGGTCAGGCTTCCTGATGGGTTGAGAACTGAAGAAGGCCTCAAATCTGCTCTTCTCAGGAGGCTAGATCTGCAGTAA